In Natronococcus occultus SP4, the following proteins share a genomic window:
- a CDS encoding NAD-binding protein: protein MVGERIVARLPENWRWIVTTRAAVVLSLLVALLSVATGIYRIDQQAADFGPFASHVPIAVQNAVGFTGALTGFLMLASAFALRRRLRAGWWATTLLLPLTAVQGLLQASPYSLPLVVLSVCALPTLLLSRRRFDQSLSLTTTQLAAGGALVGVQAYGTFGAYAMREDFDGIEHLLDAFYFTLITSSTVGYGDIGPESEVAILFTMSVVVLGVASFGIAIGALVGPAIQARISKTLGIMTDSELDLLDDHILVLGYGDLTEPIVNELDDANRQFLVVTRDQEAANELSDRDIRVLTANPSDEEPLQRAKIEHAGAVLVATDDDAQDAMAVLTARELRPDVRIVTAATDRENTRKLKRAGADDVISLSELGGHLLVRSALGEDESHVVTQLLESE from the coding sequence ATGGTCGGCGAGCGAATCGTAGCGCGACTTCCCGAGAACTGGCGCTGGATCGTGACGACGCGTGCAGCCGTCGTCCTCTCCCTGCTCGTCGCCCTGCTCTCGGTCGCAACCGGAATCTACAGGATCGACCAGCAGGCCGCCGACTTCGGCCCCTTCGCGTCCCACGTGCCGATCGCCGTCCAGAACGCGGTCGGCTTTACGGGCGCGCTGACGGGCTTTCTGATGCTCGCCAGCGCGTTCGCGCTGCGACGGCGACTGCGGGCCGGCTGGTGGGCAACGACCCTGCTGTTGCCGCTGACGGCGGTTCAGGGGCTCCTGCAGGCGAGCCCGTACTCGCTGCCGCTGGTCGTGCTCTCGGTGTGTGCCCTGCCGACGCTGCTGCTCAGCCGGCGCCGGTTCGATCAGTCGCTCTCCCTGACCACGACCCAGCTCGCCGCCGGCGGCGCGCTCGTCGGCGTCCAGGCCTACGGTACCTTCGGCGCGTACGCGATGCGCGAGGACTTCGACGGGATCGAGCACCTGCTGGACGCCTTCTACTTCACGCTGATTACCTCGAGCACCGTCGGCTACGGCGACATCGGCCCCGAAAGCGAGGTCGCGATCCTCTTTACGATGTCCGTCGTCGTGCTGGGCGTCGCCAGCTTCGGTATCGCTATCGGGGCGCTCGTCGGTCCCGCGATCCAGGCGCGCATCTCGAAAACTCTCGGAATCATGACAGACTCAGAACTCGACCTGCTGGACGACCACATCCTCGTGCTCGGCTACGGGGATCTGACCGAACCGATCGTCAACGAACTCGACGACGCGAACCGCCAGTTCCTGGTCGTCACGCGGGATCAGGAGGCCGCCAACGAGCTCTCCGACCGCGACATCCGCGTGCTGACGGCCAACCCGAGCGACGAGGAACCCCTCCAGCGAGCCAAGATCGAGCACGCCGGGGCCGTCCTCGTCGCGACCGACGACGACGCCCAGGACGCGATGGCGGTGCTGACCGCCCGCGAGCTCCGTCCCGACGTCCGAATCGTCACTGCCGCGACCGACCGCGAAAACACCCGGAAACTCAAACGCGCCGGCGCGGACGACGTCATCAGTCTCTCGGAGCTGGGCGGTCACCTGCTGGTCCGCTCGGCGCTGGGCGAAGACGAGTCCCACGTCGTCACCCAGCTGCTCGAGTCGGAGTGA